The window CAAATAAAAAAAATGAAATTATAAATCCTGCAAATATATCCGCAATTCCGTCGATTTTAGCTAAAAACACCTTTATTATCAGCGACGTTATTAACGAAATAACAGTGCCGTAAATAAAGGTTTTCGATATAATCTGAAATTTTAAAGATTTTTTAAGGTTTTTCATTAAGTTCTCTTTTAACCGCTTTATATATTTCGTAAATTCCTGCTATAAATCCTAAAGCAGAAAATATAATCAGAAAAAGATATTTAAAATTAAGATATTTATCTATTTCTATTCCTATAAAGACGCCTATTAAAACCGATATAATTATGTTTAAACCAAGCGAACTCATTCTTGCAATCTGTTTTATAAATTCTTTGTCCATAATAATAAAAAGGCATTTACCGTATTATAATTATATCATTTATATCATTTATTACGATATAAAATATATTAATACGGCAAATGCCTTAGAAAAACTGCCTTATGTTAAATTATTTCTTAACGGCTTTTTTTGTTTTTTTCGCTTTAGCCGGTTTTGCGGCATTAGACGGAGTTCCCCATGGCAAAGATGCAGGAGGAGCCCATTTTTTATGTTCTTTTGCTAAATGCTGATTATAGGCTATGATATTTAACGAATTTAAATAATGTATAACTGTTTTCGCCTCGGCAGTGGTAATAGGGCATCCGTTAGTATCTTTCATTTGATGAATAACTAGATGTTCCCAAGGCCCGTATGCTTTTCCGTTATACCTTTCGACTCTGTTTAACGTATGAC is drawn from Candidatus Acidulodesulfobacterium acidiphilum and contains these coding sequences:
- a CDS encoding AtpZ/AtpI family protein, which encodes MDKEFIKQIARMSSLGLNIIISVLIGVFIGIEIDKYLNFKYLFLIIFSALGFIAGIYEIYKAVKRELNEKP